One window of the Scylla paramamosain isolate STU-SP2022 chromosome 22, ASM3559412v1, whole genome shotgun sequence genome contains the following:
- the LOC135111716 gene encoding tubby protein homolog, with protein sequence MTDGASPDAPTTTVQVLPVVGQTSDFTDDEDDTTTSETERKLAGLHLKSFVDGDEEDQESTPIIPSTSPVSPDEPPHAVVLPQAHAFSITQQQDQQSIRPSSADSMGSSEGPNSLGNGAAVERFVLEPAKEGTLVKCRISRDRKGMDRGLFPTYFLHMERDDGKKIFLLAGRKRKKSATSNYLISADPTDLSRGGESFCGKLRSNLLGTQFTIYDGGEGRKKTLSSSTTTDKQGSRQELCAVIYETNVLGFKGPRKMTVILPGMTADHQRVDFRASSESDSLIERWKTKNMDQLIELCNKTPVWNEDTQSYVLNFHGRVTQASVKNFQIVHESDTEYIIMQFGRVAEDVFTMDYRYPMCALQAFGIALSSFDSKLACE encoded by the exons AGACTGAGAGGAAGTTAGCAGGGCTGCATCTGAAGAGTTTCGTAGACGGGGATGAAGAAGACCAGGAGTCAACACCAATCATTCCCTCCACATCACCAGTGTCCCCTGATGAGCCACCTCACGCTGTGGTGCTGCCCCAGGCCCACGCCTTCTCCATCACCCAGCAGCAGGACCAGCAGAGCATCAGGCCCAGCAGTGCA GACTCAATGGGGTCAAGTGAAGGGCCCAACTCACTGGGCAATGGGGCAGCAGTGGAGAGGTTTGTGCTGGAGCCAGCCAAGGAGGGCACTCTGGTGAAGTGCCGCATCTCCAGGGACAGGAAGGGCATGGACAGGGGCCTTTTCCCTACCTATTTCCTGCACATGGAGAGAGATGATGGCAAGAAG ATATTCCTTCTAGCGGGACGTAAACGAAAGAAGTCAGCAACTTCAAATTATCTAATTTCTGCCGATCCCACTGACCTGTCCCGAGGTGGCGAGTCCTTCTGTGGGAAATTAAGGTCAAATCTCCTTGGGACACAGTTCACTATATACGATGGAGGTGAGGGCCGCAAGAAgaccctgtcctcctccaccaccactgacaaGCAGGGATCTAGACAGGAGCTATGTGCTGTGATCTAC GAAACCAATGTCCTAGGTTTCAAAGGTCCTCGGAAGATGACAGTCATACTCCCAGGGATGACAGCTGACCATCAGCGGGTTGACTTTCGTGCAAGTTCAGAGTCTGACAGCCTCATAG AACGTTGGAAAACCAAGAACATGGATCAGTTAATAGAACTGTGCAACAAAACACCAGTGTGGAATGAGGACACACAAAGCTACGTCCTCAACTTCCATGGCCGTGTCACTCAGGCATCCGTCAAGAACTTCCAGATTGTCCATGAGAGTGACA CTGAGTACATCATCATGCAGTTTGGCCGTGTGGCAGAGGATGTATTCACCATGGACTACCGGTACCCCATGTGTGCTCTTCAGGCCTTTGGAATTGCCCTCTCCTCCTTTGACTCTAAGCTAGCGTGTGAATAG